In Miscanthus floridulus cultivar M001 chromosome 19, ASM1932011v1, whole genome shotgun sequence, the DNA window GATTATGAGGATACTTTTAGTCCTGTTGTGAAAGCAGCCACAATTCGTCTTGTGCTCTCTCTAGCTATGTCTAAGGATTGGTGTTTGAGGCAACTCGATGTTCAGAACGCTTTCTTGTATGGTTTCCTTGAAGAAGAGGTATACATGAAACAGTCGTCAGGTTATGAAGATAAGACCAAACCACATCACTTATGTAAACTTGACAGACCCCTGTATGGTTTAAAACAAGCACCACAGGCCTGGTATTCTAGGTTGTGTGGTAAACTTCAGAGTCTAGGCTTTGTTCCCTCCAAAGCTGAcacatcattattcttttatcggaAAGAAAATCATATCATCTTTATgcttgtatatgttgatgatataattgTGGCCAGTTCATTATAGGAAGCAGTGGATGCTCTTCTCCGAGATTTAGAGAAGGACTTTGCAATCAAAGATCTCGGGAACCTTCACTATTTTCTTGGCATACAGGTTCAAAGAAAGAAAGGTGAATTGCTTTTGACACAGGAACGGTATGCTTCTGATATCCTCAAGAGAGTTAATATGCAGCTGTGTAAACCCGTCAAAACACCTCTTAATACTATCGAAAAGCTTCTAGTCACTAGTGGCACTCGGTTAGGAGTGGACTCAACCAgatacaggagcattgttggagcTCTCCAGTATCTCACCCTCACATGACCAGATCTGTCTTTTTTGGTCAACAAAGTTTGTCAATTTCTTCACTCGCCGATGACCGTTCATTGGAAAGCTatgaagagaatattgagatatgtACAAGGAACAATCGGCCTAAggttaaaaaatagaaaatctaactcTATGCTTGTAAGTGCTTTTTCAGATGTTGATTGGGTCGGTTGCCCTGATGACAGACGATCTACAGACGGCTTTGCTGTATTCCTAGGTTGCAACCTAGTGTCATGGTGTGCAAGAAAACAACCTACGGTTTCAAGATCAAATACAGAAGCTGAATACAAGTCTTTGGCCAACGCTACTGCAGAGGTAATGTGGATACAAAAATTACTTGATGAGTTAGGTATTCCACATCCTTTGACAGCATGTTTATGGTGTGATAATCTTGGCGCAAAGTACCTATCGGCTAACCCTGTATTTCATgcacgcaccaagcatatagagatCGATTTTTATTTTGTGCGCGAACAAGTTGCAGCAAAGCGCCTAGACATCAGATTCATCAGCACTACGGATCAGATAGTCGAtggcttcactaagcctcttccaGAGAAGCAAATGGTCATGTTCAGAGACAATCTCAACCTCGCTGATAAGTTATGATTGAGGGGGATGTTAAGGATATCCAATAGGATCACATGACCACAATATCTGGTTGATTGATGGTTGATTGATATCTCTTGAAGATTGGTTGTGCGCTCAGGCTTGGATTACGGGTGAAGGCAAGTATCACGGCTTCGGTTAGATATGATAGGTATCTCCTGATTGATGTAATCTTGTGATGTAATCTAGAGTTACCAAAGTAGTTAGCTTCTTCTTGTTGTACAAGTTGTACCGCCACACCAGGGGCTATTCCTGGCTATATTAACACGAAGCCGTGAGCCTAAGAGGACATCACGTTCCAACCATTTTCACACCTGGAAAGAGGTTAAGGATTCGTTAACAGAAACATGTATAGCCGAGTGAGAGCGAGAAGAAATGAAAACCTGGAACACTGAAATACAGGTCAGACAAACCAGTTCAATCATGCACGTACTTGATGTTTCCTTTCCTCTTCATGGGAATGAGGTCGACCTTGAAGTGAATAAAAGAAGTGCAACCAAAGCACCATCACCAGCATTACGATTATCTGGTTTGGGTGTCTGAACTAAGAGTTAGCCATGTAAACCTTGAACCCTGAAAATAGAAACCAACTATTAAAAAGTGGGGACATGAATAACATTAGGACGTGATAAACCTTAGTCCTTAACGACTACGAACAATAGTTAGCATTCATGACTTTGAGCAAGAGGTGCGATTATTAAATTTCTTGTCGGTTCAAGCTGATGGCTGGTCCACTATTAATGGCTCCTCAGACGGCAGTGACGCAGTGCAGCATGTGTGGAGACATGAACAGTTACTGGAATCAGGGCAAAGAAAGAGAAATGTAGCAAGGAATTGGGTCGGCAGAAATTTGACACTAATCCGCAACTTCAcagagcccttgtttagttcgcgaaatttggattttggggctactgtagcacattcgtttttatttggcaaatagtgtccaaacattgactaattaggcttaaaacgttcgtctcgcaatttcccaccaaactgtgcaattagttttttcttttcgtctacatttaatgctccatgcacgggccgcaaacattcgatgtgacaggtactgtagcaactttttggattttggggtccaactaaacaagggcaaagtttaatttcttttacgTAAGTTCTAAACTACCATATGCAATTTCATGTTAGCAAAGTTGAAGATGTAGCCAGGAAAATCCTACGTTCCCAGAACAAATTCTCCAGTCTGGCAAGGCAAAATTAAAACTAGTAAATCAACTCAACTTGTCTCGGTTGTTATGTTTGAATCCAATACATTAAGATTCCTTCAATATGTTTTGGCTCCTGTCCTCTCCATGTGATGTTAGATGTCACTAGCTTGGAGCAAGTATGAATGTAAGGAAATAAGTTATAGTAACACTTGCAAAGAGAAAAAGGTGTAAAATAACTTGTTCCTCAAAAGCAATTTGATATTTTAATGTTCACATGAACAGCTCAAAAGCTTTCATattgcaacaacaagcaccattTGTAGTAAGTCCATTCCGAAAAAATAAGTTGGCCAAGTAACCTTAGACTTTGCAATCAGAAACATAGTCGACAGGTTGCACTGTAAAAGCTCTTGACAGTAAATTACTGTGGAAACTGGAAAGTTCCAGGTTGGAGCCAGTAGCAACATTTGCCAGTAATTTACGCCCTGGAATAACTTAAAAATTATAGCTAACTTAAAGTAATATCTGGAATATGTACAAATATGAGAGAGAGCACGGACAAGTGAAGTAGTAAAAGTTGACTGGAATTACTGTATGGGTTATAGCTTGGGCTATTAGCATTACTGTATGGGCTATTACGCCCTGGGCTTGCGGCTGAGTGCGCCTGTAGGCGCCCCTTGGGGTTTTATGGTAGATGATCTTGGTTTAGACAAGGATCACagttgattgggtgtttctataaacccttgATAATCCTTGCCTATATATATTGTACTCATTTGGTACCTCCATAATCAATCTACCAAGTTTTCCCGAGCCATCTCTTCTTTCATGGTATTACGAGTCTGGGTATTCACCCCGATTCCACCTCCGCTGCCCTAGCGCGCCTTTTCCCCTTAGCTGCGCTCCTCCCCAGCGCGCCCTCCCCTCGGCTGCGCTTCTCCCACCCATCTACGTCGGCTTCCCTGTGCTGCGATGTCTGGGACTCCTcccccctctcccaaatcggcagccgccgccgctgcctccaaGGCTGCCGTCCCCACGGTATCCAACCTGGACTCCGATGCCCAGGCCAAGGCTGCTGCCGCCGCCAAAGTTGTTGCCGAGCGCTTTGGAGCGCAATGCCGCCCTCGCGCGCGCCGCCGCAACTGAGAAGGAAGCCCAGACCGCCGCTTTGGagctcgacgccgccgccgcccgcgctcgcgacgCCCTGGCACGCGCCGTGCAGGAACGCTCCGCCGCTGGTGCACCCGCGGACGGGGACGATGAGGACGACCTCTCCGATCACGCCTCCGACCACAATGACAACACTGATCTGCATCAAGCCCTCCTTCTACAAGAGGCTGCTGCAATCGCCAACCTCCTCTCCCAGGCTGTTGCGGTCCAGAACATCCGCAATCTTGTCACGGTTGTTCTCGACCTCAACGCCGGCAATTTCAATCGGTGGCGCGATCAGTTCCTCCTCATCGTTGGGAAGTATTCCCTTCAACACCATGTCATGCAGGACTTACCGGCACATGGTTTCCCTGACTGGCAGCGCATGGATTGCGTTGTCAAGTCATGGATCCTCTGCACCATCTCCGATGACCTCGCCGCGACGATCTCAGCGCGCAACTCCACTGCTCGCGACACTTGGCGCGCCGTGGAGTCCCAGATCTTCAATAACCGCGAGACACGTGCCCTCCTCCTCGACGCCAAGCTCTGCAACTTCGTTCAAGGTGATCTGTCCATCACCGATTACTGCAAGGAGCTCAAGCACATGGTGGACACGCTTGGTGACTTAGGTGAAGTCGTCACTGAACGCACCCTCATCCTCAACCTCATTCGCGGTCTAAATGAGCGCTTCAAGACCGTCGACATGCATCTCCGGCGAGGGCGCCCCTTTCCCATGTTCCTGGACGCGAAGGCTAACCTCCTCCTGGAGGAGCTGACGATGGAGAACACGTCGTCATCTCAATCgacagctgaaaggtcctaatggctagagggggggtgaatagcctaataaaaatttctacaacaacacttaacaaaatagttagacaattatgaggcgaagcaagtgttgcgctagcctactcaaaatgcaagccacctaccacaattctagtttagatagtgtcgattcacacaagagctatgacactaccctatgttagtgtgctctcaaaggctaactaaagagccacaccaaccaagcatgcaagctctcacaactagctacactaaagagcttgtcaactagtttgcgataaagtaaagagagtgatcaagagggttataccgccatgtagatgaaagaactaatcaatcacgaagatgaataacaatgaagaccaatcacctcggaatcaatgatgaacacaatgatttttaccgaggttcacttgcttgccggcaagctagtcctcgttgtggcgattcactcacttggaggttcacgcgctaattggcttcacacgtcaaaccctcaatagggtgccgcacaaccaacacaagatgaggatcacacaagccacgagcaatccactagagtaccttttggcgctccgccggggaaaggtcaagaacccctcacaatcaccacgatcggagccggagacaatcaccacctccgctcaacgatcctcgctgctccaagctgtctaggtggcggcaaccaccaagagtaacaagcgaaatccacagcaaaacacgaacaccaagtgcctctagatgcaatcactcaagcaatgcacttggatcactcccaatctcactataatgatgaatcaatgatggagatgagtgggaggactttggctaggctcacaaggttgctatgtcaatgaaaatggccaaagatgtgagccatagccggccatggggcttaaatagaagcccccatgaaatagagccgttataccccttcactgggcacactgcgctctgaccggacgcaccggtccaactgaccggaccctggactcagcgtccggtccactgatggacgccacgtgtcactagcttcaaacgttgttcgtcagatttcaacggctacgaagttgaccggacgctccggcaaaactaaccggacgctagagcctcagcgtccggtcgagtacagtaagggtctaaaaccgattttcctcgatcggacgcgttcggtccacctcgaccggacacagcccagcgtctggtggtaaaccctacccactgtaccgccaagtcagcgtgaccggacataggcagtcagtgtccggtgcttttggatccagcgtccggtcacttgaccgaaacGCAtgtcctctgctgccactgaccggacgctccggtccaaccgagtccagcgtctggtcactcacagtgacctccgtcttttctgtctagggcgccggtagcaccgtcggactgtccacactctacgggcggacacttcgccggtggagtttcttacccttgcacccaaacttcaccacccttgatcaagtgtgccaaccaccaagtgtatcaccttgtgcacatgtgttagcatattttcacaaatattttcaagggtgttagcactccactagatcctaaatgcatatgcagtgagttagagcatctagtggcactttgataaccgcattccgatacgagtttcacccctcttaacagtatggctatcaaacctaaatgtgatcacactctctaagtgtcttgatcacc includes these proteins:
- the LOC136525651 gene encoding uncharacterized protein, whose translation is MPRPRLLPPPKLLPSALERNAALARAAATEKEAQTAALELDAAAARARDALARAVQERSAAGAPADGDDEDDLSDHASDHNDNTDLHQALLLQEAAAIANLLSQAVAVQNIRNLVTVVLDLNAGNFNRWRDQFLLIVGKYSLQHHVMQDLPAHGFPDWQRMDCVVKSWILCTISDDLAATISARNSTARDTWRAVESQIFNNRETRALLLDAKLCNFVQGDLSITDYCKELKHMVDTLGDLGEVVTERTLILNLIRGLNERFKTVDMHLRRGRPFPMFLDAKANLLLEELTMENTSSSQSTAERS